GTCCTCAAGATCAGGAGTCGCCACACCACAGATCAGACGCTGTTACGATGACAGACGCGCAAAAAGCCTTGTCCCCCAAATGAACGGCGTAAAACAGTGATAATGCCGATGAAAATAAGAGATTTTGCAAGCTGGAGCGGACCGTCAAGCGCTGGTGAGCGCAGTCAACACGACCGCTCTAGGGAAGAAATCTGTGGACACTTTAACTTTTGTCTTTGACGGATGAGCGGGCCGAACATACGATCAAAAATGTTAAGACCAGTGCGACGATCGGGCGCAGAAACGGCGTTCCGGAGAACAGAAAAGTTGCGCACCGGTGGAGCCGGAATATACCGTTCCGCTCCGGGAGGAGGATTTTCTAATGACGAAGTTGAAGGCCACGTTCCTGGTGTCCGCGGTCGCCCTAGGGGTGAGCGCGACATTCGTGATGGCGCAGGAGAGCGCGATCGACAAGGTGACCCCGGTCACCGATGAAATGCTGCTGAACCCGCCCGATGGTGACTGGCTGCAGTGGCGCCGCACCTATGACGGTTGGGGCTACAGCCCGCTGGATCAGATTAACAAGGAAAACGTCAAGGATCTGAAACTGGCCTGGTCCTGGGGCATGACGCCCGGCGGCCGGTCGCAGGAGACTCCGCTGATCCATGACGGGATCATGTACATCCAGAACTCGACCCACCTGATCCAGGCGCTGAACGCGGCCACCGGCGATCTCATTTGGGAATACCAGTACGATCTGCCCGATGACGTGCCGCCCAACGGCGAACGGTCCAAGTCGATCTACGGCGACAAGCTGATCATTTCGACCCGCGATGCGCATCTGATTGCACTCGACACCAAGACGGGCAAGCTGATCTGGGACCAGCAGGTCGCCAACAGCAAGTTCGGCTTTGGTTTTACCAGCGGATCGATCATCGCCGACGGGGTCATCGTTCAGGGCATGACCGGGTGCAGCAACGCGCAACCCGGGGGCTGCTTCTTTACCGGCCACGACGTCGAGACCGGCGAAGAGCTTTGGCGCGTCAACACCATCGCGCGTGGCGATACGCCCGAGGGCAACAGCTGGAACGGCATTCCGCTGGAAAGCCGTCATGGTGGCTCTGCCTGGATCGCGGGGTCGTATGATCCCGAGCAGAAACTGATCTTTGCCGGTGTTGGCCAGCCCTATCCATGGATCGCCGAGATCAGCGGGCTGCTTCCCAAGAGCTCGGATCCGAACGTCACAAACAACGCTCTGTATACTGACTCGACCCTCGCCATCGACGTCAAGACCGGTGATCTGAAGTGGTATCACCAGTATCTGCCGAACGACTCCCTCGACCTTGACTATGTCTACGAGCGTCTGCTCATCGATCTTCCGCACGACGGGACGGACCGGAAGATGGTTGTGACCAGCGGCAAAATCGGCATCATCGAGGCGCTCGACCGGACCACGGGCGAATGGCTGTGGTCGAAAGAGACTGTGCCGCAGAATGTGGTGCTGTCGATCGACCCCGAAACCGGCGAAAAAACCATCAACCCCGATGTCATTCCCCATATTGGCGAAACCACCTACAACTGTCCGGCCGATCCGGGTGGTCGGGCATGGCAGGCCACCGCATACAGCCCGCGGACACAGGCACTGTATATGCCGACGGTCGAATTCTGCTCGAACACAACACCGCAACCCTTGGATCCCGGAGAGATCTACACAAGCGG
Above is a genomic segment from Puniceibacterium sp. IMCC21224 containing:
- a CDS encoding PQQ-binding-like beta-propeller repeat protein — protein: MTKLKATFLVSAVALGVSATFVMAQESAIDKVTPVTDEMLLNPPDGDWLQWRRTYDGWGYSPLDQINKENVKDLKLAWSWGMTPGGRSQETPLIHDGIMYIQNSTHLIQALNAATGDLIWEYQYDLPDDVPPNGERSKSIYGDKLIISTRDAHLIALDTKTGKLIWDQQVANSKFGFGFTSGSIIADGVIVQGMTGCSNAQPGGCFFTGHDVETGEELWRVNTIARGDTPEGNSWNGIPLESRHGGSAWIAGSYDPEQKLIFAGVGQPYPWIAEISGLLPKSSDPNVTNNALYTDSTLAIDVKTGDLKWYHQYLPNDSLDLDYVYERLLIDLPHDGTDRKMVVTSGKIGIIEALDRTTGEWLWSKETVPQNVVLSIDPETGEKTINPDVIPHIGETTYNCPADPGGRAWQATAYSPRTQALYMPTVEFCSNTTPQPLDPGEIYTSGGRATFDRVPTADSDGNIGQVRAIKLTDQSDMWMYRQHPPITSSTLPTAGGVVFVGSLDRKFFALDDETGEVLWTSGKLPNALESFPVSYEADGKQYIAVVTNWASGLGRLASLTPEVKLPSDNPHAVYVFALPD